Genomic window (Megamonas funiformis):
TTTCCGCATTATAAAATTTTAGTGGTAACCTAAGGTTATTGAAAAAAATTATCGCTGAATACGTTTTTAGTCTGAATGTTTGAGCGAAGCGAGTTTCTAAGCGTTGTATGAAGCGATAATTATTTTCAAAACTAAAATTTTATCTGCGGTGGATATTCTTTTGTTTCTTTTCTTTGCCCACCAAAGAAAAGTAAATAAAGATTTATGAACATAAAAAGCCCTTTACTATGTTAAATGATAATAACATAGTAAAGGGCTTTTTATTTTAATATTTTTGTTAAATTATAGATAGAATAAATATAAGTAAATGCTACTTATAATAATAGATAAAATCATAATTGGGAAAGCTACCATAAAGTATTTAGCAAAGGAGATTTTTTCTCCATGGATTGCTGCCATACTTGCTACTACTACGTTGGCACTTGCACCTATTAGTGTTCCATTTCCACCAAGACATGCGCCTAATGATAATGCCCACCATAATGGTTCTAGATTTGTCATTCCCATTGCTCCCATATCTTTGATCATCGGTATGAGAGTTGCTACGAATGGTATATTATCAATAAATGCAGAAGCTATTGCACTTAACCATAAGATAAGCATTGTTGTACTTGTTAAGTCTCCTGCTGTTATTTCTAATACTTTTTCTGCTAATAATTTGATTACGCCTGTTTCTACCAATCCACCTACTAAGATGAACAAGCCTGCAAAGAAGAAGATTGCTAGCCATTCTATATGACTTAATACATTGGCAATTTTCTTTTCATATCTAGCCATACTGATGAGCATCAAAATACATGCACCTGTGAGTGCTACTGTTGCAGACTCTAAATGCAATTGAGCATGCATTGTGAATGTAACGATGATCATAGCTAATACTACTAAACATTTTTTAAGCAATGTAGAATCTTTGATTTCTTGGCGTTCATCCATAGCCATTACTTTTGCTCTTAATTCATCTGTTGTAACTAATTGTTTACGATAGAGGAATAATAATATTGCAATTGTAACGATAAAAGTAACTATACATACACCAGATAAATTTGTAAGAAATGCCATAAAGTCCATTTCTGGTACGGCACTACCAATCATGATATTTGGTGGATCACCGATAAGTGTTGATGTACCACCAATATTAGAAGCTAAAATTTGTGCTACTAAGAATGGTTTCACTGGTACATTTAACTGTCTTGTAATACTGAAAGTAAGTGGCACTGTCAATAATACTGTTGTTACGTTATCTAAGAATGCAGAACAGATTGCAGTTAAAAAAGACAACGCTACTAATAATTTTAGTGGTTCTGCTTTTACTTTTTTAGCTGCCCAAACTGCTAGATAATTAAATAGACCAGTTTCACCTGTGATATTTACAACTACCATCATACCAGCCAAAAGACCGATAGTATTAAAGTCGATATGGTGAATAGCCATCTCCTGAGTTAAAATACCACATACAATCATGAGCATTGCACCAGTTAGGGCAATTACAGTTCGATGAATTTTCTCCGAAACGATGAACACATACACTACCATGAAAATGGCAAGTGCAATCCAAGCTGTTGAATCCATGAATAAACCTCACTTTATTTTTTTATTTTCCCCTTTTTTATTATCTCTATCTATAATTAATTATAATTATCCTTTTTTAGCAACTTTGGACCATGTATCACGAAGACCTACTACACGATTGAATACTAAATTATCCATTGTGCTATCTTTGTCTACGCAGAAATAACCTTGACGTAAGAACTGGAATTTTGTACCAGGTGCTGCCCATTTTACACTTGGTTCTACTTTACAATTATCTAATACTACTAAAGAGTTTGGATTTAAAGAAGCGATGAAATCTCCATTTACTGCTCCTTCTTCATCATTTAATAAATAATCATAAAGGCGAACTTGTGCATCTAAAGCTGTAGAAGCATTTACCCAATGAATAGTACCTTTGATTTTACGTCCTGCTGTTTTACCACCAGTTTTGGAATCTGGGTCATATGAACAATGAAGTTCTACGATATTTCCTTGTTCGTCTTTTATAACTTCTTCACATTTAATGATATAAGCATTTTTCAAACGAACTTCGCCTTCTGGTTTTAAGCGGAAGAATTTCTTTGGTGCCTCTTCCATGAAGTCTTCACGTTCAATATAAATTTCACGGCTAAATGGCATATAATGTTTAGCATCTGTGTTTGGTAAGTTTTCACAGGCAAGCATTTCTGTTTTATCTTCTGGATAATTTGTGATTACAACTTTGATAGGGTCAAGCACTGCCATGATACGGTTTGCATGAGCATTTAAATCTTCACGCACACAATGTTCAAGCATTGCTACATCTACTAAGCTATTTGCCTTAGCTACGCCAATGCGTTCACAAAAATCGCGAATTGCTGCTGCTGTATAACCACGACGACGAAGACCAGAGATAGTCGGCATACGTGGGTCGTCCCAGCCAGATACATAACCACCTTCTACTAATTGGCGAAGTTTACGTTTACTCATAACCATTTTTGTGATATTCAAACGAGCAAACTCAATCTGACGTGGACGTGTATTTACGTCAAAACCAAGGCTGTCTAAAAGCCAATCGTAAAGTGGACGATGATCTTCAAATTCTAAAGTACAGATGGAATGTGTAATACCTTCGATAGCATCAGATAATGGATGAGCAAAGTCATACATTGGATAAATGCACCATGCATCACCTGTACGATGATGAGAAATATGCGCTATACGATAGATAACTGGGTCACGCATAGTAATATTAGGTGAAGCCATATCGATTTTTGCACGTAAAACTTTTTCGCCATCAGCGAATTCACCATTTTTCATGCGTGTAAATAAATCTAAGTTTTCTTCTACACTACGATTGCGATATGGAGATTCTTTACCAGCTTCAGTCAAATTACCACGATATTCGCGGATTTCATCAGCTGTTAAATCATCTACATAAGCTTTACCTCTTTTGATTAACTCTACTGCATAATCATAAAGTTTTTCAAAATAATCGGAAGCGTAATATTTTCTATCTTTCCATGTAAAACCTAACCATTTTACATCTTCTTGAATAGAATCTACATATTCTACATCTTCTTTTACTGGATTAGTATCATCAAAACGAAGGTTACAAAGACCATTATATTTTTGAGCTGTACCGAAATTTAAGCATATGGATTTTGCATGTCCAATATGTAAATATCCATTTGGTTCTGGAGGAAAACGTGTATGTATTCCTTCAGTATATTTACCTTCTTTTAAATCTTCATCAATAGCATTATGCACAAAATTAGAAGCCATTAATTCTGCCATTATTTTTTCCCCTTCTTTTATCAAATTATAGTTTATCTTATATGATATCATGATAAACTATAATTTGTCAGCTTTAACCTTGCCAAATATCTTTCGTTTGTAGTTTTTCTTGGATATAATTGCGCAAACGAGTAATACCTTGCATCATTTTTTCATCTTGAACTAGATTATTGATTATATCTTCAATATAATTTTGTTCAACAATCTGCTGTAATGACCATGCAAAATATACATCATATACCCACATCAAACGCACAAGTTTTCTATCATCTTGTGTTCTCATTTTTGTGTAATCACATTGCTTGCCTGCTACAAATAAATCCACAAAATCAGGGCTACAACCTGTACCATCTGTAGGCCCTAAAAATGGTTTTAATACACGATAAATATCTATTTTATCAGCATCACGAATTAATTTAGCAAAAGCTAAATGCCTTTGATTTTCTGTAGGCGCTATTTCTTTAGCATTATGATTACCTATGGCAAATTTTAAAGTCGCTAAATCTTCTTCATCTAATTTAGCC
Coding sequences:
- a CDS encoding SLC13 family permease; translated protein: MDSTAWIALAIFMVVYVFIVSEKIHRTVIALTGAMLMIVCGILTQEMAIHHIDFNTIGLLAGMMVVVNITGETGLFNYLAVWAAKKVKAEPLKLLVALSFLTAICSAFLDNVTTVLLTVPLTFSITRQLNVPVKPFLVAQILASNIGGTSTLIGDPPNIMIGSAVPEMDFMAFLTNLSGVCIVTFIVTIAILLFLYRKQLVTTDELRAKVMAMDERQEIKDSTLLKKCLVVLAMIIVTFTMHAQLHLESATVALTGACILMLISMARYEKKIANVLSHIEWLAIFFFAGLFILVGGLVETGVIKLLAEKVLEITAGDLTSTTMLILWLSAIASAFIDNIPFVATLIPMIKDMGAMGMTNLEPLWWALSLGACLGGNGTLIGASANVVVASMAAIHGEKISFAKYFMVAFPIMILSIIISSIYLYLFYL
- a CDS encoding glutamine--tRNA ligase/YqeY domain fusion protein, producing MAELMASNFVHNAIDEDLKEGKYTEGIHTRFPPEPNGYLHIGHAKSICLNFGTAQKYNGLCNLRFDDTNPVKEDVEYVDSIQEDVKWLGFTWKDRKYYASDYFEKLYDYAVELIKRGKAYVDDLTADEIREYRGNLTEAGKESPYRNRSVEENLDLFTRMKNGEFADGEKVLRAKIDMASPNITMRDPVIYRIAHISHHRTGDAWCIYPMYDFAHPLSDAIEGITHSICTLEFEDHRPLYDWLLDSLGFDVNTRPRQIEFARLNITKMVMSKRKLRQLVEGGYVSGWDDPRMPTISGLRRRGYTAAAIRDFCERIGVAKANSLVDVAMLEHCVREDLNAHANRIMAVLDPIKVVITNYPEDKTEMLACENLPNTDAKHYMPFSREIYIEREDFMEEAPKKFFRLKPEGEVRLKNAYIIKCEEVIKDEQGNIVELHCSYDPDSKTGGKTAGRKIKGTIHWVNASTALDAQVRLYDYLLNDEEGAVNGDFIASLNPNSLVVLDNCKVEPSVKWAAPGTKFQFLRQGYFCVDKDSTMDNLVFNRVVGLRDTWSKVAKKG
- a CDS encoding HD domain-containing protein gives rise to the protein MNDIAKMQELWQEMSSWMTTYMKSFYSPEAAKTAKSHLEIKSAKTIFFDDAQIVDGIILKEKHTWKVVKNCENLAKHLNLNEHDSLLAKMIGLFHDVGRFYQFTVYRTFNDALSENHAKLGLKVIKDLPFMAKLDEEDLATLKFAIGNHNAKEIAPTENQRHLAFAKLIRDADKIDIYRVLKPFLGPTDGTGCSPDFVDLFVAGKQCDYTKMRTQDDRKLVRLMWVYDVYFAWSLQQIVEQNYIEDIINNLVQDEKMMQGITRLRNYIQEKLQTKDIWQG